One region of Microscilla marina ATCC 23134 genomic DNA includes:
- a CDS encoding IMP dehydrogenase, with the protein MAIINDISRTFNEFLLIPGLTKKEHTPDNIDLSTPLVKFKKGEESALKLNIPFVSAIMQAVSDDNLAIALAKNGGLSFIFGSQPIELQAAMISRVKSHKAGFVKSRANLTPDSTIQDAVDLKEKSGFSTFGVTIDGSSNGKLLGVVTGRDFHPERTPREGKIADYMTPIDKLIVGQVGVSLTEANEIIWDKKLNSLPIIDKEGNLDSFVFRKDYDSHKLHPYELLDDHKKFLVGAGINTRDYKERVPKLLEAGADVLCIDSSDGYSEWQYDTIRYVKDTFGDSVKIGAGNIVDKEGFNYLADAGADFIKVGIGGGSICITREQKGIGRGQATSVIEVAKARDEYFEKTGIYIPICTDGGTVQDYHMVLAMAMGADFIMMGRYFARFDESPTKKVKIEGNYFKEYWGEGSNRARNWQRYDSGGNSSLKFEEGVDSYVPYAGKLKDNMDRTIAKIKSTMCSCGCANLDEMKRNAKITLVSSTSIIEGGAHDVVVKSEKTNAT; encoded by the coding sequence ATGGCGATAATCAACGACATTTCAAGAACATTCAACGAGTTCCTGCTCATTCCAGGACTCACAAAAAAAGAGCATACTCCCGACAATATCGACTTGTCTACTCCTTTGGTAAAATTTAAAAAAGGAGAAGAAAGCGCGCTTAAGCTCAACATACCTTTTGTATCAGCTATTATGCAAGCGGTATCAGACGATAACCTGGCCATAGCCTTGGCAAAAAACGGGGGCTTATCGTTTATATTTGGTTCACAGCCTATAGAGTTGCAAGCTGCTATGATTTCAAGGGTAAAATCACACAAAGCTGGTTTTGTTAAGAGCCGCGCCAACCTTACCCCTGACTCTACCATTCAGGATGCCGTAGATTTGAAAGAAAAAAGCGGTTTTTCAACCTTTGGTGTCACTATCGATGGAAGCTCTAACGGCAAACTGTTGGGAGTAGTGACTGGACGTGACTTTCATCCGGAAAGAACCCCACGTGAGGGCAAAATAGCCGACTACATGACTCCTATTGACAAATTGATTGTGGGGCAAGTGGGCGTATCGCTTACCGAAGCCAACGAAATTATTTGGGACAAAAAACTGAACAGCTTACCTATTATCGACAAAGAAGGCAACCTGGACAGTTTTGTGTTTCGCAAAGACTATGACTCACACAAGTTGCACCCTTATGAGTTGCTCGATGACCATAAGAAGTTTTTGGTAGGTGCTGGTATCAATACCAGAGACTACAAAGAAAGAGTACCTAAGTTGCTCGAAGCTGGAGCCGATGTATTGTGTATCGACTCGTCGGATGGGTACTCTGAATGGCAATATGACACCATTCGCTATGTAAAAGATACTTTTGGCGACTCAGTAAAAATAGGTGCTGGAAATATTGTAGACAAAGAAGGGTTTAACTACCTGGCAGATGCCGGAGCCGACTTTATCAAGGTGGGCATTGGCGGAGGGTCTATTTGTATTACCCGTGAGCAAAAAGGGATTGGACGTGGGCAGGCTACATCAGTGATTGAAGTAGCGAAGGCACGCGATGAATATTTTGAAAAAACGGGCATATATATTCCTATTTGTACCGATGGGGGCACCGTGCAAGACTACCACATGGTATTGGCAATGGCTATGGGTGCCGATTTTATTATGATGGGAAGATACTTTGCTCGTTTTGACGAAAGCCCTACCAAAAAGGTGAAAATTGAAGGCAATTACTTCAAAGAGTATTGGGGAGAAGGCTCTAACCGGGCGCGTAACTGGCAACGTTACGATTCGGGGGGCAATAGTTCACTCAAGTTTGAGGAGGGGGTAGACAGCTACGTGCCTTATGCCGGAAAACTAAAAGATAATATGGATCGCACCATTGCCAAAATCAAGTCTACCATGTGTAGCTGTGGTTGTGCCAATCTGGACGAAATGAAACGCAACGCCAAAATCACGTTGGTATCGTCTACCAGCATTATAGAAGGTGGCGCTCACGATGTAGTAGTGAAGAGCGAAAAAACGAATGCTACTTGA
- a CDS encoding MATE family efflux transporter: protein MNKKILNLAIPNIISNVSVPLLSMVDLMLMGHLESEAYIGAVALGGMIFNFIFWGLGFLRMGTTGFTAQALGNRRLDESVMTLVRALAVAMLAALIILLLQAPLAHVSFMLIQGSNEVEHIARSYFYIRIYAAPAALGLYAFNGWFLGMQNAKAPLFISVLVNVANIGLNYLLVVRWGMKAEGVALGTVIAQYMGFLAAIGIFSWRYRKLFKYIVLKKAFQKTDLWIFFKVNNDIFIRTLALISTFSFFYAESAKYGDQMLAVNSLLMQFLSLMAYGVDGFAFAAESLVGKAIGAKDGSLLHKSIRYIFRWGIGLAGVFSLTYWVAGEAVLAIMTDKTQVIALAGEFMPWVVLAPLVNAFCFIWDGIYIGATASKAMRNTTIIATFVVFLPVYCSTQYWWQNHGLWFAFTLFMATRGIGLAWLAKRYIRIY, encoded by the coding sequence ATGAACAAAAAAATACTCAACCTTGCCATTCCCAACATTATCAGTAATGTATCGGTGCCACTGTTAAGTATGGTAGACCTGATGCTGATGGGACACCTGGAGTCTGAAGCTTATATTGGGGCTGTAGCTTTGGGTGGTATGATCTTCAATTTCATATTCTGGGGGTTAGGTTTTTTGCGTATGGGTACTACTGGGTTTACCGCCCAGGCCTTGGGCAATCGCAGGCTTGACGAATCCGTCATGACCCTGGTACGCGCCTTGGCGGTAGCTATGTTGGCAGCATTGATCATTTTGTTGTTGCAGGCACCTCTTGCTCATGTAAGTTTTATGCTTATTCAAGGCAGCAACGAAGTAGAACACATTGCCCGCTCTTACTTTTATATTCGCATTTATGCTGCTCCAGCCGCATTAGGTTTGTACGCCTTCAATGGTTGGTTTTTGGGTATGCAAAACGCCAAAGCACCTTTGTTTATCAGCGTACTGGTAAATGTGGCCAATATTGGACTCAACTATTTACTGGTAGTACGTTGGGGAATGAAAGCCGAAGGGGTGGCCTTAGGTACTGTCATTGCTCAGTACATGGGCTTTTTGGCAGCCATAGGTATTTTTTCCTGGCGCTACCGCAAACTATTTAAATATATTGTGCTGAAAAAGGCCTTTCAAAAAACCGACTTATGGATATTTTTTAAGGTCAACAACGATATTTTTATACGCACACTGGCACTTATTTCTACCTTTTCATTCTTTTATGCCGAGTCGGCTAAGTACGGCGATCAAATGCTGGCGGTTAATTCGCTTTTGATGCAGTTTTTATCATTGATGGCTTATGGAGTAGATGGATTTGCCTTTGCCGCAGAATCGTTGGTGGGTAAAGCTATAGGAGCCAAAGATGGTTCCCTGTTACACAAGAGTATCCGATATATTTTTCGCTGGGGCATTGGGTTGGCAGGAGTATTTTCGCTCACTTATTGGGTGGCAGGTGAGGCTGTACTAGCAATAATGACAGACAAAACCCAAGTGATTGCGCTGGCAGGTGAATTTATGCCTTGGGTAGTGTTGGCGCCTTTGGTCAATGCTTTTTGTTTTATCTGGGATGGTATTTATATAGGAGCTACTGCTTCTAAGGCCATGCGTAATACTACTATCATTGCTACCTTTGTGGTCTTTTTGCCAGTGTACTGTAGCACCCAATATTGGTGGCAAAACCACGGTTTGTGGTTTGCTTTTACTTTGTTTATGGCAACCAGAGGCATTGGGCTTGCCTGGCTTGCCAAACGGTACATTCGTATATATTAG